The proteins below come from a single Candidatus Poribacteria bacterium genomic window:
- a CDS encoding SMP-30/gluconolactonase/LRE family protein — MSNLNVSQTIVCAVTAGFALAPALIGNTAGSDAIFAPDAELKELFNGAHFTEGVSVAPDGTVYFSDITFTDQTDMQAGNIWKHNRETGETTIFRSPSGMSNGTKFDAHGRLVVAEGADFGGRRITRTDMKTGKSEIIAGLYNGKPFNSPNDLSIDEQGRIYFTDPRYAGNEPVEQPIFGVYRIDPDRSVHLVVTDAGKPNGVAVSPDQQTLYVISHDNGAMGSFPDDVPLLNGRMALLAYDLSPKGTATFRKMLVDYAPQDGPDGMVVDAEGNLFVAVRDETRPGVRVYTPEGEELAYVKTPDKPTNVAFGRGKTSKTLYITAENCLYSIQTMKEGYHLPQK, encoded by the coding sequence ATGTCGAATTTAAATGTGTCACAAACCATTGTATGCGCCGTTACTGCAGGTTTCGCGTTAGCACCCGCGTTGATCGGGAACACTGCTGGCAGCGACGCTATCTTTGCACCAGATGCCGAACTTAAAGAACTATTCAACGGTGCACATTTCACAGAAGGTGTCTCCGTCGCGCCAGACGGAACCGTCTATTTCAGCGACATCACCTTCACAGATCAGACGGATATGCAAGCAGGCAATATCTGGAAACACAACCGAGAGACTGGAGAAACGACCATTTTCCGTTCTCCCAGTGGGATGTCCAACGGCACGAAGTTTGATGCGCACGGTCGTTTGGTTGTTGCAGAAGGTGCGGATTTCGGGGGACGCAGGATTACGCGAACGGACATGAAAACCGGTAAAAGCGAAATTATTGCCGGTCTGTATAACGGCAAACCCTTTAATTCACCGAACGATCTGTCAATTGATGAACAGGGACGTATCTATTTTACGGATCCACGGTACGCTGGAAATGAACCCGTTGAACAACCCATCTTTGGGGTCTATCGGATCGATCCAGACCGTTCTGTTCACCTCGTTGTTACGGATGCCGGTAAACCGAACGGTGTTGCGGTTTCTCCAGATCAGCAAACCCTTTACGTCATCAGTCACGACAACGGTGCGATGGGGAGTTTTCCTGATGATGTGCCGTTGCTGAATGGACGAATGGCACTCCTCGCTTACGATCTTTCACCGAAAGGCACTGCGACTTTCCGAAAAATGCTTGTTGACTATGCGCCGCAGGACGGTCCAGACGGTATGGTTGTTGATGCTGAGGGAAATCTCTTTGTGGCGGTGCGCGATGAGACACGCCCCGGAGTTCGCGTCTACACGCCTGAAGGGGAAGAACTGGCGTACGTCAAAACACCGGATAAACCCACCAACGTAGCATTCGGACGTGGCAAAACAAGCAAGACGCTCTATATAACAGCAGAAAATTGCCTCTATAGCATCCAAACGATGAAAGAAGGGTATCACCTACCACAGAAGTAG
- a CDS encoding Gfo/Idh/MocA family oxidoreductase — translation MKLAVLSYSHHGRSMARTAYGLGHEIVGVMDAEADPRQQLADDFQCPGFETAVACLDASKPDAALVAGKHTEMPAHVQACVDRRIPYLLDKPFADSADRLRPAAEASEKHGVFSALVLPNRASRIVSVVKEMVADGSLGELTLYNSRLNNGPPSRYDPTPSYWHNTPSISGGGCWAVEAAHGIDTFLQFTGDQQITVVGAVMSNAMHTRGVEDSGIGVLRTEEGITGIIESGYTYPSGKRGGDHFFRFIGTKASVFEQYGRNGEPLIEIHTTEGVQFSEDISHGARIQGVMGAAFDAIRDGGIFEPTVVDAVRILEIQDAVYAHARQGVITHGPHPMG, via the coding sequence ATGAAGCTGGCAGTTCTTTCTTATAGTCACCACGGACGGAGTATGGCGCGCACTGCATACGGTCTCGGACACGAGATTGTCGGTGTGATGGATGCTGAGGCAGACCCCCGACAACAGTTAGCGGACGATTTTCAATGTCCCGGATTTGAGACAGCAGTGGCATGTCTCGACGCAAGCAAACCGGACGCTGCCCTCGTCGCTGGCAAACATACTGAAATGCCTGCACACGTCCAAGCATGCGTAGATCGACGCATTCCTTACCTCTTGGATAAACCGTTTGCGGATTCTGCAGACAGGCTGCGTCCTGCCGCTGAGGCATCCGAAAAGCACGGCGTATTCAGCGCGCTTGTGTTACCGAACCGCGCAAGCCGAATCGTGAGTGTCGTCAAAGAGATGGTCGCCGATGGAAGCTTAGGCGAACTGACCCTATACAACAGCAGGTTAAATAACGGTCCTCCATCCCGTTACGATCCGACACCGTCTTATTGGCACAACACTCCGAGTATATCCGGTGGTGGATGCTGGGCAGTCGAAGCGGCACATGGCATCGACACATTCCTTCAATTCACCGGCGATCAGCAAATTACAGTCGTTGGCGCAGTCATGTCCAACGCAATGCACACCCGCGGCGTAGAGGACAGCGGTATCGGCGTGTTACGAACGGAAGAGGGTATCACGGGTATTATTGAATCCGGTTATACATATCCATCCGGTAAACGTGGTGGCGATCATTTCTTTCGATTTATTGGGACGAAGGCATCGGTATTTGAACAGTACGGTCGCAACGGCGAACCCCTGATCGAAATTCATACAACCGAAGGTGTCCAATTTAGTGAAGACATCTCACACGGTGCGCGGATACAAGGCGTGATGGGTGCTGCGTTTGATGCTATTCGGGACGGTGGCATTTTTGAACCGACGGTTGTTGACGCGGTGCGTATCCTTGAGATCCAGGATGCCGTCTATGCCCATGCCCGACAGGGTGTAATAACCCACGGTCCGCACCCGATGGGTTGA
- a CDS encoding amidase, whose amino-acid sequence MHETPLHFRTITEIAEQIASKQLSPVDVTTAMLQRIEELDGQLKSYATVIAEQAMAAAQGAEREINAGTYRGPLHGVPIAVKDLCFTKGVRTMGGVEVLAGHVPAFDSTVITKLAAAGAILLGKLNLTEGAMGGYNRNFDIPQNPWNPDRWTGSSSSGSGVATAAGLCFGSLGSDTGGSIRFPSAACGVVGIKPTWGRVSRYGVLALAESMDHVGPMTRSVADAAIMLEAIAGSDPNDPTSLPDPVPNMLEGIGQDLQGIHIGFDENYATKDIDTELAEAVCAGVKILADQGAEIVEVELPDVDEYVSAWPLLCSTEAVVAHAATYPFRRDAYGPWFQGWLDMGAKATGAEYAKANNLRAACTGHLRRVFEEIDVLVCPSMSAPPHAITPEVLYGPYEPREPKFQRFTVPFNFNGAPTLSVPCGMNSEGLPLSIQFVGKHLTEPLLCQVGHGYEKATPWHDLHPDV is encoded by the coding sequence ATGCATGAAACACCACTTCACTTTAGAACTATTACCGAGATTGCGGAACAGATTGCGTCTAAGCAGTTATCGCCTGTGGATGTTACGACTGCGATGCTGCAGCGTATTGAAGAACTTGACGGTCAATTGAAGAGTTACGCGACTGTGATAGCGGAACAAGCGATGGCTGCCGCACAGGGGGCGGAACGGGAGATTAACGCTGGAACGTATCGGGGCCCGCTTCACGGTGTCCCTATCGCAGTGAAAGACCTCTGTTTCACAAAGGGTGTCCGCACGATGGGTGGCGTGGAAGTGCTCGCCGGGCATGTGCCTGCGTTTGATAGCACGGTCATCACGAAACTCGCTGCTGCTGGTGCGATCTTGCTCGGTAAGCTCAATCTGACCGAAGGTGCGATGGGCGGTTACAACCGTAATTTCGATATTCCTCAAAATCCGTGGAATCCGGATCGGTGGACGGGTTCATCGTCGAGTGGTTCCGGTGTTGCAACAGCAGCAGGGTTGTGTTTCGGTTCGCTGGGTAGTGATACCGGCGGTTCCATTCGCTTTCCTTCGGCAGCGTGTGGCGTTGTGGGGATAAAACCGACATGGGGTAGGGTGAGTCGTTACGGTGTGCTCGCGCTTGCTGAATCGATGGATCATGTCGGTCCGATGACGCGAAGTGTTGCTGATGCAGCTATTATGCTGGAGGCGATCGCTGGGTCTGACCCGAACGATCCGACTTCTCTGCCGGATCCTGTGCCGAATATGCTTGAGGGAATAGGGCAGGATCTACAAGGTATCCATATCGGATTTGACGAGAACTATGCGACAAAGGATATCGACACCGAACTTGCCGAGGCGGTGTGCGCGGGTGTGAAAATCCTCGCGGATCAAGGTGCTGAAATTGTTGAAGTCGAATTGCCTGACGTGGATGAGTATGTCTCCGCATGGCCCCTGCTGTGTTCTACCGAGGCGGTGGTGGCACACGCAGCGACCTATCCCTTCCGACGGGATGCCTACGGACCTTGGTTTCAAGGGTGGCTTGATATGGGGGCGAAAGCGACAGGCGCGGAATACGCGAAAGCGAATAATTTGAGAGCCGCCTGTACAGGGCACCTCAGACGAGTATTTGAGGAGATTGATGTGTTGGTGTGTCCATCGATGTCAGCACCGCCGCACGCCATCACGCCGGAGGTGTTATATGGACCGTATGAACCCCGGGAGCCAAAGTTCCAACGGTTTACCGTGCCGTTTAACTTCAACGGCGCGCCGACGCTATCTGTGCCGTGCGGCATGAATAGCGAAGGGCTACCGTTGAGCATTCAGTTTGTCGGGAAACATTTGACGGAGCCGTTGTTGTGTCAAGTCGGGCACGGCTATGAGAAGGCAACACCGTGGCACGACCTCCATCCCGATGTTTAA